The following are from one region of the Spodoptera frugiperda isolate SF20-4 chromosome 20, AGI-APGP_CSIRO_Sfru_2.0, whole genome shotgun sequence genome:
- the LOC118261910 gene encoding uncharacterized protein LOC118261910 has protein sequence MFSARMSQRLVVVYLCIASVFSAPMQLPFLPMQYGMNPQLPFLRQMTPNLQSPSLFPQQQPLVIVLPNAAPSTETDDRYVNLNEQLGANLKNAGHTDENKDAVVIDANDPKAPEMQTKNAIVYLPNEGRYSIGQIITYIPFLPIEINVPDTISWITHLLTGGIFRPGPAQAPVGMKTLPNKPQAPLIVMPYPGLLPNLNQ, from the exons ATGTTCAGTGCAAGAATGAGCCAAAGGTTGGTGGTAGTGTACCTCTGCATAGCGTCAGTGTTCAGTGCTCCAATGCAGCTGCCGTTCCTGCCAATGCAGTACGGAATGAATCCTCAGCTGCCATTCTTGAGACAGATGACTCCGAATTTGCAGTCACCCTCACT GTTCCCTCAACAGCAGCCATTGGTAATCGTCCTACCAAACGCAGCACCCAGCACAGAAACTGACGATAGATACGTGAACTTAAACGAACAATTAGGAGCCAACCTTAAAAACGCAGGACATACAGACGAGAACAAAGATGCTGTAGTCATTGATGCCAATGACCCTAAAGCACCAGAAATGCAAACCAAGAACGCAATAGTCTACCTCCCTAATGAAGGAAGATACTCCATAGGACAAATCATTACGTACATCCCATTTCTGCCGATAGAAATTAATGTACCAGACACCATCTCCTGGATCACCCATCTGCTGACTGGAGGAATATTCAGACCAGGACCAGCTCAGGCGCCTGTAGGTATGAAGACTCTTCCCAACAAACCTCAAGCCCCATTAATAGTGATGCCCTACCCTGGTCTCTTGCCCAACTTGAACCAATAA